GGAGAAAGAAAGCTCCTGAACAAGGAAACCGGTGAAGACACCTTCAGCGGGACCTATAAGGTGCTGACCAATATCCCGGGCATCGGTATCAGTTATAATTTCTAACCAAAAAGTGAAAAGTCATGAAGTACAAATATTTTATCTACCTATTGATCATTGCGTTCATCGGTTCCTGTAAGCCGGAACTGGATGAATTTACACCTGATAAGGGCTCAGCCGACTTCTCCAAATATGTTTCCGTAGGAAACTCCCTCACTGCAGGATTTACCGATGGAGCGCTTTACGAACAGGGCCAGCTGAACTCTTATGCCAACATCCTGGCAACACAGTTTAAAGCCGTTGGTGGCGGGGAATTTAAAACACCGCTATTGACTTATCCGGGCGGTATAGGTACTCAGACCGTTGGCGGCCAAACCCTGCTTATCCCCTACCTTAAGCTGACACTGCTGATGACATGTATGGGTGAGGAATACAAACCCTATCCCTCCGATCCCAATTTTATCCAGAAACAACCTGAGATGCAGGCTGCACTCGCTGCTTCCGTAGCAGCACAGGGCCCTTTTAATAATATTGGGGTACCGGGCGCTAAATCGTATCATGTGATCACTCCGGGTTATGCAACTTTGAATCCATTCTTCGGCCGTTTTGCAAGTAATGCTAACAATACTGTATTGAACGAAGCGGCTCCCATCGCTCCTACTTTCTTTAGTATCTGGCTTGGCTCCAATGACGTTCTTGATTATGCACTCTCCGGTGGTGATGAAGCCGGTCCTGCACATGCAATAACAACCATGGGACCGGATCCCATCATTGGTCATCCGGGGTTCTCAGCCGCTATGGACGCTGTTATCGGTTCTATGGTCCAAATAGGCGCTACAGACTCTAAAGGAGTGCTTCTAAATGTCCCTGATGTGTTGGCTGCGCCGTATTTCACTGCAATACCTTATAATGGCATCTACCTTACCCAGGAAGAAGCCGACCAGCTCAACGGATTCTGGCAAATGCACCAGGTACCGGGGATACAGTTCAACGCAGGACTGAATCCACCCGTTGTGATGAATGCCGATAGCAGCATCCGCCAACTGAACCAAGGTGAAATCATCCTGGCCATACTCAGCGACTCTATCCAGTGCGGTAAATTCCTGGGACGTTATGCGCCTATTCCTGGAAATTATTTCCTTTCCATACCTGAAATACAGAAAATCGATTCGGCCGTCACTAATTACAACACCGAAATCAACAACCTTCTTACAAAATACAATGCAAATGTTGCTTTTGTCGACATACATAAACTGTTGAAAGATGCAGAAAAAGGCATTTTTGTTGAAGGTATCTCCTTCTCCACTGCCGGTGTGGAAGGCAATATTTTCGGACTCGACGGGCTTCATCTGAGTCCGCAGGGAAATGCGCTCATTGCTCACTTCATCATTGAAAAAATCAACGCGACTTTTGGCGCTAAAGTGCCTCAGGTCAATATTGCGGCATACCCCTCCATATTTTATCCGTAATAATTTAATGATAATTACAATTAAAAAAGCTGCCTTGCTACCAGGGCAGCTTTTTTTGTTGTAAAGCCTGCCAATGCTGAATTTTTATTACTTTTGGGATATGAACAAACTGATATTTGCAACCAATAATCCGCATAAACTGAGGGAAATCCGCCAAATCCTCAAAGATAAGTTTGAAGTCGACAGCTTACAGGATATAGGTTTCCAGGAAGAAATCGCA
This DNA window, taken from Bacteroidota bacterium, encodes the following:
- a CDS encoding SGNH/GDSL hydrolase family protein, with translation MKYKYFIYLLIIAFIGSCKPELDEFTPDKGSADFSKYVSVGNSLTAGFTDGALYEQGQLNSYANILATQFKAVGGGEFKTPLLTYPGGIGTQTVGGQTLLIPYLKLTLLMTCMGEEYKPYPSDPNFIQKQPEMQAALAASVAAQGPFNNIGVPGAKSYHVITPGYATLNPFFGRFASNANNTVLNEAAPIAPTFFSIWLGSNDVLDYALSGGDEAGPAHAITTMGPDPIIGHPGFSAAMDAVIGSMVQIGATDSKGVLLNVPDVLAAPYFTAIPYNGIYLTQEEADQLNGFWQMHQVPGIQFNAGLNPPVVMNADSSIRQLNQGEIILAILSDSIQCGKFLGRYAPIPGNYFLSIPEIQKIDSAVTNYNTEINNLLTKYNANVAFVDIHKLLKDAEKGIFVEGISFSTAGVEGNIFGLDGLHLSPQGNALIAHFIIEKINATFGAKVPQVNIAAYPSIFYP